The Streptomyces laurentii genome contains a region encoding:
- a CDS encoding tetR-family transcriptional regulator (Bacterial regulatory proteins, tetR family; pfam00440;~TetR-family transcriptional regulator [Streptomyces hygroscopicus subsp. jinggangensis TL01];~Tetracyclin repressor, C-terminal all-alpha domain; pfam02909;~identified by MetaGeneAnnotator; putative) gives MAVAMQDAGEGEAGGTAPDHGDTLPHGDTLYFRDTAHRKSTVVPMTVWDRPEPANRPVPLDRERIVAAAVALADEGGLEAVSLRKVAARLNAGPMRLYGYIATKEELFDLMLDEVQAEILPMEPPGDWREALSTLAHRTRRTALRHTWLADLLGGRPALGPNGLAVAEATLAAFDDTADIDTTLRAVETVSAYFTGAIRREIAHLRAERATGLTKEDWQRASGPHLTRTLATGRFPALSRAVYDGTDVDAETSFATGLDWVLDAVAARLARP, from the coding sequence GTGGCCGTGGCGATGCAGGACGCGGGCGAAGGTGAGGCCGGCGGGACCGCTCCCGACCACGGCGATACGTTGCCTCATGGCGATACACTGTATTTCCGCGATACAGCGCATCGCAAGAGTACGGTGGTGCCCATGACTGTCTGGGACCGGCCGGAGCCGGCGAACCGCCCCGTACCGCTCGACCGGGAGCGGATCGTCGCCGCCGCCGTCGCTCTGGCCGACGAAGGCGGGCTGGAAGCCGTGTCGTTGCGCAAGGTGGCCGCCCGGCTGAACGCCGGCCCGATGCGGCTGTACGGCTACATCGCCACCAAGGAGGAGCTGTTCGACCTCATGCTGGACGAGGTCCAGGCCGAGATCCTCCCCATGGAGCCGCCCGGTGACTGGCGGGAGGCGCTGAGCACCCTCGCCCACCGCACCCGGCGGACCGCTCTCCGCCACACATGGCTGGCCGACCTGCTCGGCGGCCGTCCGGCTCTGGGCCCGAACGGCCTCGCCGTGGCCGAGGCCACGCTGGCCGCTTTCGACGACACCGCCGACATCGACACCACCCTGCGCGCCGTGGAGACCGTGAGCGCCTACTTCACCGGCGCGATCAGGCGCGAGATCGCACACCTGCGGGCCGAGCGCGCCACCGGCCTGACCAAGGAGGACTGGCAGCGCGCCTCCGGCCCGCATCTGACGAGGACGCTGGCCACGGGCCGCTTCCCGGCACTGAGCAGGGCCGTGTACGACGGTACGGACGTGGACGCCGAGACATCCTTCGCGACCGGCCTGGACTGGGTCCTCGACGCCGTCGCCGCCCGACTCGCCCGGCCGTGA
- a CDS encoding monooxygenase FAD-binding protein (2-polyprenyl-6-methoxyphenol hydroxylase and related FAD-dependent oxidoreductases [Coenzyme metabolism / Energy production and conversion]; COG0654;~COG0654 2-polyprenyl-6-methoxyphenol hydroxylase and related FAD-dependent oxidoreductases;~NAD(P)-binding Rossmann-like domain; cl17500;~hypothetical protein; Provisional;~identified by MetaGeneAnnotator; putative;~monooxygenase FAD-binding protein [Streptomyces bingchenggensis BCW-1];~ubiquinone biosynthesis hydroxylase family protein;Provisional; cl17314), producing MVGSGPAGLTFARVLHRHGHPVTLLERDPSPDARPPGGTLDLHEGLGQRALDKAGLLAGFHALARPEGQALRILDPDGTVLRDWRPHPDDQAHPEIDRGQLRDLLLGPLGVRWGRGVTGVVPGTRDGVLVRFADGREETFDLVVGADGAWSRVRPAVSPVTPHYTGVTFVETSLDDIDTRHPDLARLIGDGSVGVYGVNRGLVAQRNSGGHVKVYAQFRAPLDRHPDPAGVEAVRSGLLALFAGWAEPVLGLLRHGTAFVHRPSTSCPCATPGRTSPG from the coding sequence GTGGTCGGGAGCGGTCCCGCCGGCCTCACCTTCGCCCGCGTCCTGCATCGCCACGGCCACCCCGTCACCCTCCTCGAACGCGACCCCTCGCCCGACGCGCGCCCTCCGGGTGGCACGCTCGACCTGCACGAAGGGCTGGGTCAACGGGCCCTGGACAAGGCGGGGTTGCTGGCCGGGTTCCACGCACTGGCCCGCCCCGAGGGACAGGCCCTGCGCATCCTGGACCCGGACGGGACCGTCCTGCGTGACTGGCGTCCCCACCCGGACGACCAGGCTCATCCCGAGATCGACCGCGGGCAGCTCCGTGACCTCTTACTCGGCCCACTCGGCGTCCGGTGGGGCCGGGGCGTGACCGGGGTGGTGCCGGGGACCCGGGACGGCGTCCTGGTCCGGTTCGCGGACGGGCGCGAGGAGACGTTCGACCTGGTGGTCGGCGCGGACGGCGCCTGGTCCCGCGTCCGCCCCGCGGTCTCGCCGGTGACACCGCACTACACCGGCGTCACCTTCGTCGAGACCTCCCTGGACGACATCGACACCCGCCACCCCGATCTCGCCCGGCTGATCGGCGACGGTTCCGTCGGCGTGTACGGCGTGAACCGCGGGCTCGTCGCCCAGCGGAACAGCGGCGGTCACGTCAAGGTGTACGCCCAGTTCCGCGCACCGCTGGACCGGCACCCGGACCCGGCCGGCGTCGAGGCCGTACGGTCAGGGCTGCTGGCTCTGTTCGCCGGCTGGGCCGAGCCCGTCCTCGGCCTCCTCCGTCACGGCACCGCGTTCGTCCACCGCCCCTCCACGTCCTGCCCGTGTGCCACACCTGGACGCACGTCGCCGGGGTGA
- a CDS encoding monooxygenase (2-polyprenyl-6-methoxyphenol hydroxylase and related FAD-dependent oxidoreductases [Coenzyme metabolism / Energy production and conversion]; COG0654;~identified by MetaGeneAnnotator; putative;~monooxygenase [Streptomyces hygroscopicus subsp. jinggangensis TL01]) produces MTLLGDAAHLMPPLGAGANLAMLDGAELAESLAAGPGEPDEIVRAFEERMWARAGTWAKITEAGLERLVSPDPAEALAFFDEVQPS; encoded by the coding sequence GTGACGCTCCTGGGCGACGCCGCCCATCTGATGCCCCCGCTCGGGGCGGGCGCGAACCTCGCGATGCTGGACGGCGCCGAACTCGCCGAGTCCCTCGCCGCCGGCCCCGGAGAACCGGACGAGATCGTCCGCGCCTTCGAGGAGCGGATGTGGGCACGGGCCGGCACCTGGGCGAAGATCACGGAGGCGGGTCTGGAACGCCTGGTGAGCCCGGACCCCGCCGAAGCCCTCGCCTTCTTCGACGAAGTTCAGCCGTCCTGA
- a CDS encoding lysR-family transcriptional regulator (Bacterial regulatory helix-turn-helix protein, lysR family; pfam00126;~DNA-binding transcriptional regulator CynR; Provisional;~LysR-family transcriptional regulator [Streptomyces albus J1074];~The substrate binding domain of LysR-type transcriptional regulators (LTTRs), a member of the type 2 periplasmic binding fold protein superfamily; cd05466;~dimerization interface [polypeptide binding];~identified by MetaGeneAnnotator; putative), giving the protein MQFQQLLYFVAVAETRHFTRAAERVHVSQPSLSQQIKALEQELGAELFSRARGNIALTDAGEALLPLARRILADADTARHEVQELVQLKRGRVRLGATPSLCTGLLPDVLRAFHDLHPGIRLLIDEGGSRDLVRELARGVLDLALIVLPLPTTSPALTTVELITEDLVVVSAASAPAPRRPVRIADLRDQPLVMFRHGYDLRELTVAACRAEGFEPSYTVEGGEMDAVLGFVRAGLGLAVVPAMVAARAGRDLRVTALARPGLKRTIALAHRSDVAPPRAARELQKLLMASRRDLPTT; this is encoded by the coding sequence ATGCAGTTCCAGCAGCTCCTCTATTTCGTCGCGGTCGCCGAGACCCGCCACTTCACCCGCGCCGCCGAGCGGGTGCACGTCTCACAGCCCTCGCTGTCCCAGCAGATCAAGGCCCTGGAGCAGGAGTTGGGCGCGGAACTGTTCAGCCGGGCGCGCGGCAACATCGCGCTCACCGACGCGGGCGAGGCCCTGCTCCCGCTCGCCCGCCGCATCCTCGCCGACGCCGACACCGCGCGCCACGAGGTCCAGGAGCTGGTGCAGCTCAAGCGGGGCCGGGTACGGCTCGGGGCGACCCCGAGCCTGTGCACGGGACTGCTGCCGGACGTCCTGCGCGCCTTCCACGATCTGCATCCGGGGATCCGGCTGTTGATCGACGAGGGCGGCTCGCGCGACCTGGTACGGGAGCTGGCGCGCGGCGTGCTCGACCTGGCGCTGATCGTGCTGCCACTGCCGACGACCTCGCCCGCCCTGACGACGGTGGAGCTGATCACCGAGGACCTGGTGGTGGTGTCGGCGGCCTCCGCGCCCGCGCCGCGCCGGCCGGTGCGCATCGCGGACCTGCGCGACCAGCCGCTGGTGATGTTCCGGCACGGCTACGACCTGCGGGAGCTGACGGTGGCGGCGTGCCGGGCGGAGGGCTTCGAGCCCTCGTACACGGTGGAGGGCGGGGAGATGGACGCCGTCCTCGGTTTCGTCCGGGCCGGTCTCGGCCTCGCCGTCGTCCCGGCGATGGTCGCGGCCCGCGCGGGCCGCGACCTGCGGGTCACGGCCCTGGCCCGGCCGGGTCTGAAGCGTACGATCGCGCTGGCCCACCGCAGCGACGTGGCACCCCCGCGGGCGGCCCGCGAGCTGCAGAAGCTGCTCATGGCCTCCCGCCGGGACCTTCCCACGACATAA
- a CDS encoding cytochrome b subunit (Succinate:quinone oxidoreductase (SQR)-like Type B subfamily 2, transmembrane subunit; composed of proteins with similarity to the SQRs of Geobacter metallireducens and Corynebacterium glutamicum. SQR catalyzes the oxidation of succinate to fumarate...; cd03498;~cytochrome b subunit [Streptomyces griseus subsp. griseus NBRC13350];~distal heme binding site [chemical binding];~identified by MetaGeneAnnotator; putative;~proximal heme binding site [chemical binding];~putative Iron-sulfur protein interface [polypeptide binding];~putative dimer interface [polypeptide binding];~succinate dehydrogenase (or fumarate reductase) cytochrome b subunit, b558 family; TIGR02046): MALATHPDPDTRKKDRPPAAPTRGFWASTLGKKTVMAVSGLIMLGYLVAHVVGNLKIFFGSGEFNAYAHWLRVMGAPVLHHEWALWGVRVVLVAAVVAHAVSAYQLSRRDLKARPTRYVHRRKGSSYATRTMRWGGVILALFIVWHVLDLTTGTVHTGGFETGKPYQNVVDTFSTWYGNVIYLVAMLAVGLHVRHGFWSAAQTLGVGSVRRERLLKTLANTLAVVLTAGFVAVPVAVMTGVVS; encoded by the coding sequence ATGGCTTTGGCAACGCACCCCGACCCGGACACACGGAAGAAGGACCGGCCACCGGCCGCGCCCACCCGCGGATTCTGGGCATCGACCCTCGGCAAGAAGACGGTCATGGCCGTCAGCGGTCTGATCATGCTCGGCTACCTCGTCGCCCATGTCGTGGGCAATCTCAAGATTTTCTTCGGCTCCGGGGAGTTCAACGCCTACGCCCACTGGCTGCGCGTCATGGGCGCCCCGGTGCTGCACCACGAATGGGCCTTGTGGGGAGTCCGCGTCGTGCTGGTGGCCGCCGTCGTGGCCCACGCGGTCTCCGCGTACCAGCTCAGCCGGCGCGACCTGAAGGCCCGCCCCACCCGCTACGTCCACCGGCGCAAGGGCTCCTCCTACGCCACCCGCACCATGCGCTGGGGCGGTGTCATCCTCGCCCTGTTCATCGTGTGGCACGTGCTCGACCTGACCACCGGCACCGTGCACACCGGCGGCTTCGAGACGGGCAAGCCCTACCAGAACGTCGTCGACACCTTCTCCACCTGGTACGGCAACGTCATCTACCTCGTCGCCATGCTGGCCGTCGGACTCCACGTCCGGCACGGCTTCTGGAGCGCCGCCCAGACCCTCGGCGTCGGCAGCGTCCGCCGCGAACGCCTTCTGAAGACCCTGGCGAACACCCTCGCGGTCGTGCTGACCGCGGGCTTCGTCGCCGTCCCCGTCGCCGTCATGACCGGAGTCGTGAGCTGA
- a CDS encoding succinate dehydrogenase flavoprotein subunit (Fumarate reductase flavoprotein C-term; pfam02910;~Rossmann-fold NAD(P)(+)-binding proteins; cl09931;~identified by MetaGeneAnnotator; putative;~succinate dehydrogenase flavoprotein subunit [Amycolatopsis mediterranei U32];~succinate dehydrogenase flavoprotein subunit; Reviewed; PRK07573): MTSLPDTRPGGYTTGEPLVDTTAPQGPIADRWNTRRFEAKLVNPANRRGHRIIVVGTGLAGGSAGATLAEQGYQVVQFCYQDSPRRAHSIAAQGGINAAKNYRNDGDSVHRLFYDTVKGGDFRARESNVHRLAEISVEIIDQCVAQGVPFAREYGGLLDTRSFGGVQVSRTFYARGQTGQQLLLGAYQALSRQIAAGTVEMHPRTEMLDLIVVDGRARGIVARDLITGRISTHYADAVVLATGGYGNVFYLSTNAMNSNATAVWRAHRRGAYFANPCFTQIHPTCIPRTGDHQSKLTLMSESLRNDGRIWVPKAKGDTRPAHAIPEDERDYYLERIYPSFGNLVPRDIASRAAKNVCDEGRGVGPGGQGVYLDFADAIARMGRDKVVEKYGNLFDMYERITAENPYEVPMRIYPAVHYTMGGLWVDYDLQTTVPGLFAIGEANFSDHGANRLGASALMQGLADGYFVLPATINDYLARNPHTTPVDDDHPAVREVLAETEDRLNLLLAVGGDRTPDSFHRELGELMWELCGMARTEEGLRTALRRIPEIRDEFWRRITVPGTGEEFNQSLEKANRIVDYLELAELMCLDALHRAESCGGHFREESQTADGEAARRDEEFSYAAAWEFSGTGVPVLHKEALTFEYVHPTQRSYA, translated from the coding sequence ATGACCTCCCTGCCCGACACCCGCCCCGGCGGCTACACGACCGGCGAGCCCCTCGTCGACACCACGGCCCCGCAGGGCCCCATCGCCGACCGCTGGAACACCCGCCGCTTCGAAGCGAAGCTGGTCAACCCCGCCAACCGGCGCGGTCACCGGATCATCGTCGTCGGCACCGGCCTCGCCGGCGGCTCCGCCGGCGCCACCCTCGCCGAACAGGGCTACCAGGTCGTCCAGTTCTGCTACCAGGACTCGCCGCGCCGCGCCCACTCCATCGCCGCCCAGGGCGGCATCAACGCCGCCAAGAACTACCGCAACGACGGCGACTCGGTGCACCGGCTCTTCTACGACACCGTCAAGGGCGGCGACTTCCGCGCCCGCGAGTCCAACGTGCACCGGCTCGCCGAGATCTCCGTCGAGATCATCGACCAGTGCGTCGCGCAAGGCGTCCCCTTCGCCCGCGAGTACGGCGGACTCCTCGACACCCGCTCCTTCGGCGGCGTCCAGGTCTCCCGTACCTTCTACGCCCGCGGCCAGACCGGCCAGCAGCTCCTGCTCGGCGCCTACCAGGCGCTGTCCCGGCAGATCGCCGCCGGCACCGTCGAGATGCACCCGCGCACCGAGATGCTCGACCTGATCGTCGTCGACGGCCGGGCCCGCGGCATCGTCGCCCGCGACCTGATCACCGGACGGATCTCCACCCACTACGCGGACGCCGTCGTCCTCGCCACCGGCGGCTACGGCAACGTCTTCTACCTGTCCACCAACGCGATGAACTCCAACGCCACCGCCGTATGGCGGGCCCACCGGCGCGGCGCGTACTTCGCCAACCCCTGCTTCACCCAGATCCACCCCACCTGCATCCCGCGCACCGGCGACCACCAGTCCAAGCTCACCCTGATGAGCGAGTCGCTGCGCAACGACGGCCGGATCTGGGTGCCCAAGGCGAAGGGCGACACCCGCCCCGCGCACGCGATCCCCGAGGACGAACGCGACTACTACCTGGAGCGGATCTACCCCTCCTTCGGCAACCTCGTCCCGCGTGACATCGCCTCCCGCGCCGCCAAGAACGTCTGCGACGAGGGCCGCGGCGTCGGCCCCGGCGGCCAGGGCGTCTACCTCGACTTCGCCGACGCCATCGCGCGCATGGGCCGGGACAAGGTCGTCGAGAAGTACGGCAACCTCTTCGACATGTACGAGCGGATCACCGCCGAGAACCCGTACGAGGTGCCGATGCGGATCTATCCCGCCGTGCACTACACGATGGGCGGACTCTGGGTCGACTACGACCTCCAGACCACCGTCCCCGGCCTGTTCGCCATCGGCGAGGCCAACTTCTCCGACCACGGGGCCAACCGGCTCGGCGCCTCCGCCCTCATGCAGGGCCTCGCCGACGGCTACTTCGTCCTGCCCGCCACCATCAACGACTACCTCGCCCGGAACCCGCACACCACACCCGTCGACGACGACCACCCGGCCGTCCGGGAGGTCCTCGCCGAGACCGAGGACCGGCTGAACCTCCTCCTCGCCGTCGGCGGCGACCGCACCCCAGACTCCTTCCACCGCGAACTCGGCGAACTCATGTGGGAGCTGTGCGGCATGGCCCGCACCGAGGAGGGCCTGCGCACCGCGCTGCGCAGGATCCCCGAGATCCGCGACGAGTTCTGGCGCCGCATCACGGTGCCCGGCACCGGCGAGGAGTTCAACCAGTCCCTGGAGAAGGCCAACCGGATCGTCGACTACCTCGAACTCGCCGAGCTGATGTGCCTCGACGCGCTGCACCGCGCCGAGTCCTGCGGCGGCCACTTCCGTGAGGAGTCCCAGACCGCCGACGGCGAAGCCGCCCGCCGCGACGAGGAGTTCTCCTACGCCGCCGCCTGGGAGTTCTCCGGGACCGGCGTCCCGGTGCTCCACAAGGAAGCCCTGACCTTCGAGTACGTCCACCCCACCCAGCGGAGCTACGCATGA
- a CDS encoding succinate dehydrogenase iron-sulfur protein (2Fe-2S iron-sulfur cluster binding domain. Iron-sulfur proteins play an important role in electron transfer processes and in various enzymatic reactions. The family includes plant and algal ferredoxins, which act as electron carriers in photosynthesis...; cl00159;~4Fe-4S binding domain; cl02805;~identified by MetaGeneAnnotator; putative;~succinate dehydrogenase iron-sulfur protein [Amycolatopsis mediterranei U32];~succinate dehydrogenase/fumarate reductase iron-sulfur subunit; Validated), with translation MKLNLRVWRQKNGDSDGAMATYEVDDVSPDMSFLEMLDTLNEDLILRGEDPVAFDHDCREGICGACSLVINGDAHGPEHTTSCQLHMRSFHDGDTIDVEPWRAAAFPVVKDLVVDRSAFDRIIQAGGYVSVPTGSAPEAHATPVPKADADYAFEHAECIGCGACVAACPNGSAMLFTSAKVNHLGVLPQGAPERETRVLDMVAQMDAEGFGGCTLTGECANACPKGIPLPSIAAMNKEWLRARRKAAR, from the coding sequence ATGAAGCTCAACCTGCGCGTCTGGCGCCAGAAGAACGGCGACAGCGACGGCGCCATGGCCACCTACGAGGTGGACGACGTCTCGCCCGACATGTCCTTCCTGGAGATGCTGGACACCCTCAACGAGGACCTCATCCTGCGCGGCGAGGACCCCGTCGCCTTCGACCACGACTGCCGCGAGGGCATCTGCGGCGCGTGCAGCCTCGTCATCAACGGCGACGCCCACGGCCCCGAACACACCACCAGCTGTCAGCTGCACATGCGGTCCTTCCACGACGGCGACACCATCGACGTCGAACCATGGCGGGCCGCCGCGTTCCCCGTCGTCAAGGACCTGGTCGTGGACCGCTCGGCCTTCGACCGGATCATCCAGGCGGGCGGCTACGTCAGCGTCCCGACCGGATCCGCGCCCGAGGCGCACGCCACCCCCGTCCCCAAGGCCGACGCCGACTACGCCTTCGAGCACGCCGAGTGCATCGGCTGCGGCGCCTGCGTCGCCGCCTGCCCCAACGGCTCGGCGATGCTCTTCACCTCGGCCAAGGTCAACCATCTCGGGGTGCTCCCGCAGGGCGCGCCCGAGCGGGAGACCCGAGTGCTCGACATGGTCGCCCAGATGGACGCCGAGGGCTTCGGCGGCTGCACGCTCACCGGGGAGTGCGCCAACGCCTGCCCGAAGGGCATCCCGCTGCCGTCGATCGCCGCCATGAACAAGGAGTGGCTGCGGGCGCGGCGCAAGGCCGCCCGCTGA
- a CDS encoding two-component system response regulator (C-terminal DNA-binding domain of LuxR-like proteins. This domain contains a helix-turn-helix motif and binds DNA. Proteins belonging to this group are response regulators; some act as transcriptional activators, others as transcriptional repressors. Many...; cd06170;~DNA binding residues [nucleotide binding];~Response regulator containing a CheY-like receiver domain and an HTH DNA-binding domain [Signal transduction mechanisms / Transcription]; COG2197;~Signal receiver domain; originally thought to be unique to bacteria (CheY, OmpR, NtrC, and PhoB), now recently identified in eukaroytes ETR1 Arabidopsis thaliana; this domain receives the signal from the sensor partner in a two-component systems; cd00156;~dimerization interface [polypeptide binding];~identified by MetaGeneAnnotator; putative;~intermolecular recognition site;~phosphorylation site [posttranslational modification];~two-component system response regulator [Amycolatopsis mediterranei U32]), whose amino-acid sequence MRVVLAEDLFLLRDGLSRTLTEHGFEVVAAVDNGPSLRRALREERPDVAVIDIRLPPDFTDEGLRAALEARRERPGLPVLILSQYVDQLYAQELLAGGEGAVGYLLKDRVTHTAQFVDAVRTVAAGGTVLDPQVVARLLARGEARGTTAALTPREHEVLRLMAEGRSNAAIGQALHVSESAVAKHTAGIFAKLRIEPSADDNRRVLAVLAYLRR is encoded by the coding sequence GTGCGCGTCGTCCTCGCCGAAGACCTCTTCCTGCTCCGGGACGGGCTGAGCCGTACCCTCACGGAGCACGGCTTCGAGGTCGTCGCGGCCGTGGACAACGGGCCGTCGCTGCGGCGCGCGCTGCGCGAGGAGCGGCCGGACGTGGCCGTGATCGACATCCGGCTGCCGCCGGACTTCACCGACGAGGGCCTGCGGGCCGCCCTGGAGGCCCGGCGTGAGCGGCCGGGCCTACCGGTGCTGATCCTGTCGCAGTACGTGGACCAGCTGTACGCCCAGGAGTTGCTGGCCGGCGGGGAGGGCGCCGTCGGCTATCTGCTGAAGGACCGGGTGACGCACACCGCCCAGTTCGTGGACGCCGTACGGACGGTCGCCGCGGGCGGCACGGTCCTCGACCCGCAGGTGGTGGCCCGGCTGCTCGCGCGGGGCGAGGCACGCGGCACCACAGCGGCGCTCACCCCGCGCGAGCACGAGGTACTGCGGCTGATGGCCGAGGGCCGCTCGAACGCGGCGATCGGCCAGGCCCTGCACGTCAGCGAGAGCGCCGTCGCGAAGCACACGGCGGGCATCTTCGCGAAGCTGCGGATCGAACCGTCCGCCGACGACAACCGCCGGGTGCTCGCGGTCCTGGCCTATCTGCGCCGCTGA